A portion of the Luxibacter massiliensis genome contains these proteins:
- the glpK gene encoding glycerol kinase GlpK yields MARYVMALDSGTTSNRCILFNEKGEMCSMAQKEFTQYFPKPGWVEHNAEEIWSTQLEVARQAMANIHATAADIAAIGITNQRETTVVWDRESGEPVYHAIVWQCRRTSEYCDGLKRKGLTDKFRSKTGLVIDAYFSGTKVKWILDHVEGAREKAQRGELLFGTIETWLIWKLTKGAVHVTDYSNASRTMMFNINTLQWDKEILDELGIPHSMLPEVKPSSYVYGEADTGFFGAPIPIAGAAGDQQSALFGQTCFHKGEAKNTYGTGCFLLMNTGEKPVYSGNGLVTTIAWGIEGKVTYALEGSIFVAGAAIQWLRDEMGLIDSSEISEYMAQKVEDTNGCYVVPAFTGLGAPYWDQYARGTIVGLTRGVNKYHVIRATLESLAYQVNDVLEAMKADAGLALSALKVDGGASANNFLMQTQANLSNAPVNRPQCVETTAMGAAYLAGIAVGYWGSKEEVVANWAIDRTFKPEIEAKVRDSMLKGWKRAVQYAHGWAKKEPDR; encoded by the coding sequence ATGGCAAGGTATGTAATGGCACTGGATTCGGGTACCACCAGCAACAGGTGTATTCTTTTTAATGAAAAAGGGGAAATGTGCAGTATGGCACAGAAGGAGTTTACGCAATATTTCCCAAAGCCTGGATGGGTAGAGCATAACGCGGAGGAAATCTGGTCTACGCAGCTGGAAGTGGCCAGGCAGGCTATGGCCAATATCCATGCTACTGCAGCGGATATTGCTGCCATAGGGATAACGAACCAGAGGGAGACAACGGTTGTCTGGGACAGGGAGTCGGGAGAACCGGTGTACCATGCCATTGTCTGGCAGTGCAGGAGGACATCTGAGTACTGCGATGGTTTGAAGCGTAAAGGCTTAACAGATAAGTTCAGGAGTAAGACGGGCCTTGTGATTGATGCATATTTTTCTGGTACAAAGGTAAAATGGATCCTGGATCATGTGGAGGGAGCCAGAGAGAAGGCGCAGAGGGGAGAACTTTTATTTGGGACTATTGAGACATGGCTGATATGGAAGCTGACAAAGGGGGCCGTCCATGTGACGGACTATTCAAATGCCTCCAGGACCATGATGTTTAATATCAATACCTTACAGTGGGATAAGGAAATATTGGATGAGCTGGGAATCCCGCATTCCATGCTGCCCGAAGTGAAACCATCCAGCTATGTTTATGGTGAAGCTGATACAGGTTTTTTCGGTGCGCCTATTCCTATTGCCGGTGCAGCGGGGGATCAGCAGTCTGCTTTGTTTGGACAGACTTGTTTCCATAAGGGGGAAGCAAAAAATACATATGGCACAGGCTGTTTTCTGTTGATGAATACAGGTGAAAAGCCGGTATATTCTGGGAATGGACTTGTGACAACCATAGCCTGGGGCATAGAGGGAAAGGTAACATATGCGCTGGAAGGGTCTATATTTGTGGCCGGGGCGGCCATTCAGTGGCTGAGGGATGAGATGGGACTGATAGATTCATCGGAGATATCTGAGTATATGGCCCAAAAGGTAGAGGACACTAACGGCTGTTATGTAGTACCTGCATTTACTGGGTTGGGGGCGCCCTATTGGGATCAGTATGCCAGAGGGACGATTGTAGGGCTGACCCGGGGAGTAAATAAGTACCATGTTATACGTGCCACATTGGAATCTTTGGCCTATCAGGTAAATGACGTGCTGGAGGCCATGAAGGCTGATGCAGGGCTTGCCCTGTCAGCTTTAAAGGTAGACGGAGGCGCCAGTGCTAATAATTTTCTGATGCAGACACAAGCGAATTTGAGCAATGCACCTGTCAACCGGCCCCAGTGTGTGGAGACGACCGCCATGGGGGCGGCCTATCTGGCAGGGATTGCTGTGGGGTACTGGGGCAGTAAGGAGGAGGTAGTGGCCAATTGGGCCATTGACAGAACTTTTAAACCAGAGATAGAAGCAAAAGTAAGGGATAGTATGCTGAAAGGGTGGAAAAGGGCAGTGCAGTATGCCCACGGCTGGGCAAAAAAGGAGCCAGACAGATAA
- the nifJ gene encoding pyruvate:ferredoxin (flavodoxin) oxidoreductase, protein MARKMKTMDGNQAAAHVSYAYTEVAAIYPITPSSVMPEHVDEWATEGRENIFGQTVQVTEMQSEAGAAGAVHGSLSAGAMTTTFTASQGLLLMIPNLYKVAGEQLPGVFNVSARAIASHALSIFGDHSDVYACRQTGAAMLCESSVQEVMDLTAVAHCAAVEGKIPFINFFDGFRTSHEIQKIETWDYDDLKDLVNMDAIDEFRAHALNPNHPCQRGSAQNPDIFFQAREACNPYYDALPGIVQDYMDKVNAKIGTDYKLFNYYGAEDAERVIIAMGSVCDTIEETIDYLLAAGEKVGVVKVRLYRPFSAEALINAIPETAKTITVLDRTKEPGALGEPLYLDVVAALKGTKFDAVPVLTGRYGLGSKDTTPAQIVAVFKNTEKQKFTIGIEDDVTNLSLDAGAPLVTTPEGTINCKFWGLGADGTVGANKNSIKIIGDNTDMYAQAYFDYDSKKSGGVTMSHLRFGKEPIKSTYLIRQANFVACHNPSYVDKYNMVQELVDGGTFLLNCPWDMEGLEKHLPGQVKAFIANHNIKFYTIDGIKIGKEIGLGGRINTVLQSAFFKLAAIIPEEEAIDLMKKAAKATYGRKGDKIVQMNYDAIDAGAKQVVEVAVPDSWKDAEDQGLTTPHVDENGRKDVVDFVKNIQAKVNAQEGNTLPVSAFTEYVDGSTPSGSSAYEKRGIAVDIPVWQPENCIQCNRCAYVCPHAVIRPVALTEEEAAKVPEGMSTIDMMGMPNMKFSITVSAYDCTGCGSCANVCPGKKGEKALIMGNLEANAGAQEFFNYGTEIPVKPEVVAKFKETTVKGSQFKQPLLEFSGACAGCGETPYAKLITQLYGDRMYIANATGCSSIWGNSSPSTPYTVTPEGKGPAWCNSLFEDNAEFGYGMLLAQNTIRERLKGKVEKLSESAENADVKAAAQEYLDTFAVGATNGTATDKLVAALEACGCDSEDRKELLKGRDFLAKKSQWIFGGDGWAYDIGFGGVDHVLASGQDINIMVFDTEVYSNTGGQSSKATKTGATAQFAAGGKEIKKKDLAGIAMSYGYVYVAQIAMGADFNQTVKAITEAEAYPGPSLIIAYAPCINHGIKKGMSKAQTEEQLAVECGYWNNFRFNPAAEGNKFSLDSKEPKAEDYQAFLDGEVRYNALKRANPEKAEKLFAQNEQEAMERYAYLKKLVTLYGEE, encoded by the coding sequence ATGGCAAGAAAAATGAAGACCATGGATGGTAATCAGGCCGCGGCCCACGTGTCCTATGCGTATACGGAAGTTGCAGCTATTTACCCTATTACACCATCATCCGTTATGCCGGAGCACGTGGATGAATGGGCCACCGAAGGCAGGGAGAATATTTTCGGGCAGACTGTTCAGGTAACAGAGATGCAGTCTGAGGCAGGTGCTGCGGGAGCTGTACATGGTTCCTTATCAGCCGGGGCTATGACAACAACATTTACAGCATCCCAGGGATTGCTTTTGATGATCCCTAACTTATATAAAGTAGCAGGTGAACAGTTACCGGGAGTATTCAATGTATCAGCCCGTGCAATCGCAAGCCATGCACTGTCAATCTTCGGAGATCATTCAGACGTATATGCATGTCGTCAGACAGGCGCTGCCATGCTTTGTGAATCAAGTGTCCAGGAAGTTATGGACTTGACAGCTGTTGCACACTGTGCAGCTGTGGAAGGCAAGATTCCATTTATTAACTTCTTCGACGGTTTCAGGACATCCCATGAGATTCAGAAGATCGAGACATGGGATTATGATGATCTGAAAGATCTGGTGAACATGGACGCTATTGACGAGTTCCGTGCACATGCCCTGAACCCAAATCATCCATGCCAGAGAGGTTCCGCCCAGAACCCTGATATTTTCTTCCAGGCAAGAGAGGCATGTAATCCCTATTATGATGCCCTGCCAGGAATTGTTCAGGATTACATGGACAAAGTTAATGCTAAGATCGGTACAGATTATAAATTATTTAACTACTATGGTGCAGAGGATGCGGAGCGTGTTATTATCGCTATGGGTTCTGTCTGTGATACTATTGAGGAGACAATTGATTATCTGCTGGCAGCAGGCGAGAAGGTCGGCGTTGTTAAGGTACGCCTGTACAGGCCTTTCAGCGCTGAAGCTTTAATTAATGCAATTCCTGAGACAGCTAAGACTATTACTGTGCTTGACAGGACAAAAGAGCCGGGTGCCCTGGGAGAGCCGTTATACTTGGATGTTGTAGCTGCATTAAAAGGAACAAAATTCGATGCAGTGCCTGTACTTACAGGACGTTATGGATTAGGATCTAAGGATACCACACCAGCCCAGATCGTTGCTGTATTTAAGAATACAGAAAAACAGAAATTTACAATCGGTATTGAAGATGATGTGACAAATCTGTCATTAGATGCAGGTGCTCCGCTTGTTACGACTCCAGAAGGGACAATCAACTGTAAGTTCTGGGGACTGGGCGCCGACGGTACTGTAGGGGCCAACAAGAATTCTATCAAGATTATCGGTGACAATACAGATATGTATGCCCAGGCTTATTTTGATTATGACTCAAAGAAGTCAGGCGGTGTAACAATGTCCCATTTACGTTTTGGTAAGGAGCCAATCAAGTCCACATACCTGATCAGGCAGGCAAACTTTGTTGCATGCCACAATCCATCTTATGTTGACAAGTACAACATGGTTCAGGAACTAGTGGATGGAGGAACTTTCCTTTTGAACTGTCCTTGGGATATGGAAGGACTGGAAAAGCATCTGCCAGGACAGGTAAAAGCATTTATTGCTAACCACAATATTAAGTTCTACACCATCGACGGTATTAAGATAGGTAAGGAAATCGGATTGGGCGGACGTATCAATACAGTTCTGCAGTCTGCATTCTTTAAACTCGCAGCTATCATTCCAGAAGAGGAAGCAATCGACCTGATGAAGAAGGCAGCAAAAGCTACTTATGGAAGAAAAGGCGATAAGATTGTACAGATGAATTATGATGCAATCGATGCTGGCGCAAAGCAGGTTGTTGAAGTGGCAGTTCCTGACAGCTGGAAAGATGCAGAGGATCAGGGCCTGACAACGCCTCATGTTGATGAAAACGGAAGAAAAGATGTTGTTGATTTTGTTAAGAATATCCAGGCGAAAGTAAATGCGCAGGAAGGTAATACACTTCCCGTATCTGCGTTTACAGAATATGTAGATGGATCCACACCATCAGGATCTTCTGCATACGAGAAACGTGGTATTGCAGTAGATATTCCTGTATGGCAGCCAGAAAATTGTATCCAGTGTAACCGCTGTGCATATGTATGTCCTCACGCTGTTATCCGTCCGGTAGCTCTGACAGAGGAGGAAGCAGCTAAGGTTCCAGAAGGAATGAGCACAATCGATATGATGGGTATGCCGAACATGAAATTCTCCATCACAGTATCTGCTTATGATTGTACAGGCTGTGGTTCATGTGCAAATGTGTGTCCTGGAAAGAAGGGTGAGAAAGCTCTTATTATGGGTAACCTGGAAGCAAATGCAGGAGCACAGGAGTTCTTCAATTATGGAACAGAGATTCCTGTGAAGCCGGAAGTAGTTGCTAAGTTTAAAGAGACAACTGTGAAAGGAAGCCAGTTCAAACAGCCTCTGCTTGAATTCTCAGGAGCATGTGCAGGCTGTGGAGAAACTCCTTATGCAAAATTGATTACGCAGTTATATGGAGATAGGATGTATATCGCCAATGCAACAGGATGTTCCTCTATCTGGGGTAACTCCTCACCGTCTACGCCATATACAGTAACACCAGAAGGCAAGGGCCCGGCATGGTGTAATTCCCTGTTTGAGGATAATGCGGAGTTTGGCTATGGTATGCTTCTTGCACAAAATACAATCAGAGAGAGACTGAAAGGCAAAGTAGAGAAGCTGTCTGAGAGTGCAGAGAACGCCGATGTGAAGGCAGCTGCCCAGGAGTATCTGGATACATTTGCAGTAGGCGCAACCAACGGGACAGCTACAGATAAGCTGGTAGCCGCTTTAGAGGCTTGCGGCTGTGATTCTGAGGACAGAAAAGAACTGTTAAAGGGCAGAGATTTCCTGGCTAAGAAATCCCAGTGGATCTTTGGCGGTGACGGTTGGGCTTATGATATTGGGTTCGGCGGCGTTGACCATGTGCTGGCCAGCGGGCAGGATATCAATATTATGGTATTTGATACAGAAGTTTACTCCAATACAGGCGGACAGTCTTCCAAAGCTACTAAGACAGGCGCTACTGCACAGTTCGCAGCAGGTGGAAAAGAAATTAAGAAGAAAGACCTGGCAGGAATCGCTATGAGTTATGGGTATGTATACGTGGCACAGATCGCCATGGGTGCTGACTTCAACCAGACTGTGAAGGCTATTACAGAGGCAGAGGCTTATCCAGGGCCATCACTTATTATTGCTTATGCACCATGTATTAACCATGGAATTAAGAAGGGTATGAGCAAGGCTCAGACAGAAGAGCAGCTTGCAGTTGAATGCGGTTACTGGAATAACTTTAGATTCAATCCTGCAGCAGAGGGCAATAAGTTCTCCTTGGACAGCAAAGAGCCTAAAGCTGAAGATTATCAGGCATTCCTTGACGGAGAAGTTCGTTATAATGCCCTGAAGAGAGCGAATCCAGAGAAGGCAGAGAAGTTGTTTGCACAGAACGAGCAGGAAGCTATGGAAAGATATGCTTATCTGAAGAAATTAGTGACTCTTTACGGAGAGGAATAA
- a CDS encoding glycerol-3-phosphate responsive antiterminator, translating into MSQFHDLVEENPVIAAVKDMDGLEKSCRLEDIKVIFILFGDICTIGEIVEQIKVAGKTAMVHIDLVGGLNTKEITVDFIKNSTKADGIITTRPILAQRAKEMSMYAVLRFFVIDSMALKNIEGLHMPRGIRPDFIEVLPGAMPKIIRRICSSSPIPVIAGGLISDREDVTGALDAGAVAVSATNQDVWEM; encoded by the coding sequence ATGAGTCAGTTTCATGATTTAGTTGAGGAAAACCCAGTGATTGCAGCGGTGAAGGATATGGACGGCCTTGAAAAAAGCTGCCGTCTGGAGGATATCAAAGTGATTTTTATTTTGTTCGGGGATATCTGTACAATTGGAGAAATCGTAGAACAGATTAAAGTTGCCGGAAAAACAGCCATGGTACATATAGACCTGGTAGGAGGACTTAACACAAAGGAAATTACTGTTGATTTTATTAAAAATAGTACCAAAGCTGATGGAATTATCACAACCAGGCCCATATTGGCACAGAGGGCAAAAGAAATGTCCATGTATGCTGTGCTCCGTTTCTTTGTTATTGATTCCATGGCTCTGAAGAATATTGAGGGCCTGCACATGCCAAGGGGCATCAGGCCGGATTTTATTGAAGTGCTTCCGGGGGCCATGCCTAAAATTATACGCAGGATTTGTTCCAGCAGCCCTATCCCGGTGATTGCAGGGGGATTAATCTCTGACAGGGAGGATGTGACAGGGGCGCTGGATGCCGGCGCTGTGGCGGTATCCGCAACAAATCAGGATGTCTGGGAAATGTAA
- the lgt gene encoding prolipoprotein diacylglyceryl transferase, with the protein MHYNINFPHLGIHFEHVGKAVSVFGFDIAFYGIIIGTAILIGFLIATAEAKRTRQNPEDYLDMGIIGVIAGIAGARLYYVIFSWDMYKDNLLDILNLREGGLAIYGGVIGAVVTVLIFARIRHLNAPQIFDTIALALVNGQMIGRWGNFFNREAFGGYTDSLAAMQLPLDAVRSSDVTEAMRANVQVVDGVSYIQVHPTFLYESVWCCILFIILLIYRRHKKYEGEIFLIYLFGYGLGRVWIEGLRTDQLLLPVAGFPVSQLLAGIIVIVTGGLLIYLKKNHKRMPFLKTGRRYEPLPDKPVGKKRPRAKDRLFK; encoded by the coding sequence ATGCATTATAATATTAATTTTCCTCATCTTGGAATCCATTTTGAACATGTGGGGAAGGCTGTTTCAGTATTTGGCTTTGACATCGCATTTTATGGGATCATCATAGGCACTGCCATACTGATAGGATTTTTGATTGCCACCGCGGAGGCAAAAAGAACCCGGCAGAACCCGGAGGATTATCTGGATATGGGGATTATAGGCGTGATTGCGGGGATCGCAGGCGCCAGGTTATACTATGTCATTTTCTCGTGGGATATGTACAAGGACAATTTGCTAGATATCTTGAATTTAAGAGAAGGGGGACTGGCCATTTATGGCGGTGTAATCGGGGCCGTGGTGACGGTGCTTATTTTTGCCAGGATCCGGCATCTGAATGCCCCCCAGATTTTTGATACCATTGCCCTGGCGCTAGTAAATGGCCAGATGATTGGGCGCTGGGGGAATTTTTTCAACAGGGAGGCTTTCGGCGGATATACGGACAGCCTTGCGGCTATGCAGCTGCCCCTGGATGCAGTCAGGAGCAGTGACGTGACAGAGGCAATGCGTGCTAATGTGCAGGTGGTGGACGGAGTAAGTTATATCCAAGTGCATCCCACATTCCTGTATGAGTCGGTCTGGTGCTGTATTTTATTTATTATATTGCTTATTTACAGGCGGCATAAGAAATACGAGGGAGAAATCTTCCTGATTTATCTGTTTGGGTACGGCCTGGGACGGGTCTGGATAGAAGGACTCAGGACAGACCAGCTTTTGCTGCCAGTGGCAGGGTTCCCTGTATCCCAATTACTGGCTGGTATTATTGTTATTGTAACCGGTGGACTGCTGATCTATCTGAAAAAGAACCATAAAAGGATGCCGTTTTTAAAAACTGGCAGGAGATATGAACCATTGCCTGATAAGCCGGTGGGGAAGAAGCGGCCCAGGGCGAAGGACAGGCTGTTTAAATAG
- a CDS encoding NAD(P)/FAD-dependent oxidoreductase → MYDVMIVGAGVSGTAVARELSRYKVKACVLEKMEDVCCGTSKANSGIVHAGYDAVSGSLKAKLNVEGNQMMEQLSRDLDFPFLRTGSLMMCRDEKEIPVLERLKRQGEVNHVKGLEILSAKEVFKLEPNASKDVVAALYAPTAGIVCPFGLNIALAENACENGVEFYFNTEVKNIARKADVFILKTSRGDFTGRCIVNAAGVYADQIHNLVCGNRMRIIPRRGEYFLLDKCAGGHVSRTVFTLPGKLGKGILVTPTVHGNLLAGPTAMDIEDKEGTNTTYEGLAEISKMVGKNIKDLPLRKVITSFAGLRAHEEGHDFIICEAPDVPGFFDCAGIESPGLTSAPAIGKMMAGLIREKLGLQKNPGFKGERKGVLNAAQLSIEERNALIASQPAYGNIICRCEMISEGEILDAVRRPLGARSLDGVKRRTRAGMGRCQSGFCAPRTMEILERELGTENITKSGGNSNMTVGKNKEFLEDFSTGIC, encoded by the coding sequence ATGTATGATGTAATGATTGTGGGGGCCGGAGTATCAGGGACGGCTGTGGCCAGGGAATTGTCACGCTACAAAGTTAAAGCCTGTGTATTGGAGAAGATGGAGGATGTATGCTGTGGGACATCAAAGGCGAACAGTGGAATCGTCCATGCGGGTTATGATGCGGTAAGCGGTTCCTTGAAGGCAAAATTAAATGTGGAGGGAAACCAGATGATGGAACAGCTCTCTAGAGATCTGGATTTTCCTTTCCTAAGAACAGGATCTCTTATGATGTGCAGGGATGAAAAAGAAATACCTGTATTGGAGAGATTAAAAAGGCAGGGTGAAGTAAATCATGTGAAGGGCCTTGAAATCCTAAGTGCCAAAGAGGTTTTTAAGCTGGAACCCAATGCTTCAAAGGATGTGGTGGCCGCCTTGTATGCTCCTACGGCAGGTATAGTCTGCCCCTTTGGACTGAATATTGCACTGGCTGAAAATGCCTGTGAGAATGGAGTGGAATTTTATTTTAATACTGAAGTAAAGAACATTGCCAGGAAGGCGGATGTGTTTATTCTAAAGACCAGCAGGGGAGATTTCACTGGAAGATGTATTGTAAATGCGGCGGGAGTTTATGCAGATCAAATTCATAATCTGGTGTGCGGCAATCGTATGCGGATCATACCCAGAAGAGGTGAATATTTTCTCCTGGACAAATGTGCGGGAGGCCACGTTTCCAGAACAGTATTCACTCTGCCGGGGAAACTGGGAAAGGGAATACTTGTGACGCCTACAGTACACGGGAACCTTTTGGCAGGGCCTACAGCCATGGATATTGAAGATAAAGAGGGAACCAATACAACTTATGAAGGACTTGCCGAAATTAGTAAAATGGTAGGAAAAAATATAAAAGACCTGCCCCTAAGGAAGGTAATTACCAGTTTTGCAGGATTGCGGGCACATGAGGAAGGCCATGACTTTATAATCTGTGAAGCGCCGGATGTGCCGGGATTTTTTGACTGTGCCGGGATAGAATCTCCAGGACTGACAAGTGCACCAGCCATAGGGAAAATGATGGCAGGACTAATCAGGGAGAAGCTGGGACTTCAGAAAAATCCAGGATTTAAAGGTGAGAGAAAAGGTGTTTTGAATGCGGCCCAGCTTTCAATAGAAGAGAGAAATGCCTTAATAGCCAGTCAGCCTGCATATGGCAACATCATTTGCCGATGCGAGATGATCTCTGAGGGTGAGATACTCGACGCAGTAAGGCGTCCCCTGGGGGCACGTTCGCTGGACGGCGTAAAGCGCAGGACAAGAGCCGGAATGGGGAGATGCCAGTCGGGATTTTGTGCACCTAGAACGATGGAAATATTAGAACGTGAGCTGGGGACGGAGAATATTACTAAGTCTGGGGGAAATTCAAATATGACGGTTGGAAAGAATAAAGAATTTTTGGAAGATTTTTCTACGGGAATTTGCTGA